A region from the Polypterus senegalus isolate Bchr_013 unplaced genomic scaffold, ASM1683550v1 scaffold_4286, whole genome shotgun sequence genome encodes:
- the gpr182 gene encoding G-protein coupled receptor 182 isoform X1: MPSSMEHHNDSLFIDLGHNSSYWIHYHCTLELSVLGQQLTSFFLYLFIFVFGLIGNTLVIWVNWKWRNTDNVVTFCVLNIGLADLGLVLTLPFWMVEVIFDSIWVFGRTLCKLIHLIFLVNMYGSIFIVAYMTVERYVAFVRPSVVGSRQERLRRLVVCITLWFFALFLTLLENVHVDLYEFAGPGCLPIPLYSEIEWYISISFLSIIFGFVVPAAIIITFNFLIARKVKASYGRDGRRTCWIVHVYSLVFIACWFPRQLVLLLITLDDLMLGLYSCNAISLLYYSFHILDCFSLLHCVANPIFYNFLSKGFRSSLASAVVHYLPKQAAKREGNGSSGSSRSHSVVIS; this comes from the coding sequence cCAGCAGCATGGAGCACCACAACGACTCGCTGTTTATCGACTTGGGCCACAACTCGTCTTACTGGATCCACTACCACTGCACTTTGGAGCTGAGTGTACTCGGGCAGCAGCTGACCAGCTTCTTCTTGTATCTCTTCATCTTTGTGTTCGGTCTGATCGGGAACACCTTGGTGATCTGGGTGAACTGGAAATGGCGCAACACGGACAATGTGGTGACCTTCTGTGTCCTCAACATTGGCCTGGCCGACTTGGGTCTGGTCCTCACGCTGCCCTTTTGGATGGTGGAGGTGATCTTTGACAGTATTTGGGTCTTTGGGAGGACCCTCTGTAAACTGATCCATTTGATTTTCCTGGTCAACATGTACGGCAGCATCTTCATTGTGGCATACATGACAGTGGAGCGCTACGTTGCCTTTGTGCGGCCTTCCGTGGTGGGCAGTCGGCAGGAGAGGCTCCGGCGGCTGGTGGTCTGCATCACCCTCTGGTTTTTTGCTCTGTTCCTCACACTGCTGGAGAACGTACACGTTGATCTTTATGAATTTGCAGGACCCGGGTGCCTCCCCATCCCTTTGTACAGTGAAATCGAGTGGTACATTAGCATCAGCTTTCTTTCCATCATCTTCGGCTTTGTCGTCCCAGCTGCCATCATCATCACTTTCAACTTTCTCATTGCTCGAAAAGTTAAGGCCAGCTATGGTCGCGATGGTAGAAGAACGTGCTGGATCGTGCATGTCTACTCCCTGGTCTTCATTGCCTGCTGGTTCCCTCGACAGCTGGTGCTGCTGCTCATCACTTTGGATGACCTGATGCTTGGGCTCTACAGCTGTAATGCCATCAGCTTGCTCTACTACTCCTTCCACATCCTCGACTGCTTCTCACTGCTGCACTGCGTCGCCAACCCCATCTTCTACAACTTCCTCAGCAAAGGGTTTCGCAGCAGCCTGGCCAGCGCAGTGGTGCACTACCTGCCCAAACAGGCCGCCAAGCGTGAGGGCAATGGGTCATCGGGCAGCAGCAGGAGTCACTCGGTGGTCATCTCCTAA
- the gpr182 gene encoding G-protein coupled receptor 182 isoform X2 encodes MEHHNDSLFIDLGHNSSYWIHYHCTLELSVLGQQLTSFFLYLFIFVFGLIGNTLVIWVNWKWRNTDNVVTFCVLNIGLADLGLVLTLPFWMVEVIFDSIWVFGRTLCKLIHLIFLVNMYGSIFIVAYMTVERYVAFVRPSVVGSRQERLRRLVVCITLWFFALFLTLLENVHVDLYEFAGPGCLPIPLYSEIEWYISISFLSIIFGFVVPAAIIITFNFLIARKVKASYGRDGRRTCWIVHVYSLVFIACWFPRQLVLLLITLDDLMLGLYSCNAISLLYYSFHILDCFSLLHCVANPIFYNFLSKGFRSSLASAVVHYLPKQAAKREGNGSSGSSRSHSVVIS; translated from the coding sequence ATGGAGCACCACAACGACTCGCTGTTTATCGACTTGGGCCACAACTCGTCTTACTGGATCCACTACCACTGCACTTTGGAGCTGAGTGTACTCGGGCAGCAGCTGACCAGCTTCTTCTTGTATCTCTTCATCTTTGTGTTCGGTCTGATCGGGAACACCTTGGTGATCTGGGTGAACTGGAAATGGCGCAACACGGACAATGTGGTGACCTTCTGTGTCCTCAACATTGGCCTGGCCGACTTGGGTCTGGTCCTCACGCTGCCCTTTTGGATGGTGGAGGTGATCTTTGACAGTATTTGGGTCTTTGGGAGGACCCTCTGTAAACTGATCCATTTGATTTTCCTGGTCAACATGTACGGCAGCATCTTCATTGTGGCATACATGACAGTGGAGCGCTACGTTGCCTTTGTGCGGCCTTCCGTGGTGGGCAGTCGGCAGGAGAGGCTCCGGCGGCTGGTGGTCTGCATCACCCTCTGGTTTTTTGCTCTGTTCCTCACACTGCTGGAGAACGTACACGTTGATCTTTATGAATTTGCAGGACCCGGGTGCCTCCCCATCCCTTTGTACAGTGAAATCGAGTGGTACATTAGCATCAGCTTTCTTTCCATCATCTTCGGCTTTGTCGTCCCAGCTGCCATCATCATCACTTTCAACTTTCTCATTGCTCGAAAAGTTAAGGCCAGCTATGGTCGCGATGGTAGAAGAACGTGCTGGATCGTGCATGTCTACTCCCTGGTCTTCATTGCCTGCTGGTTCCCTCGACAGCTGGTGCTGCTGCTCATCACTTTGGATGACCTGATGCTTGGGCTCTACAGCTGTAATGCCATCAGCTTGCTCTACTACTCCTTCCACATCCTCGACTGCTTCTCACTGCTGCACTGCGTCGCCAACCCCATCTTCTACAACTTCCTCAGCAAAGGGTTTCGCAGCAGCCTGGCCAGCGCAGTGGTGCACTACCTGCCCAAACAGGCCGCCAAGCGTGAGGGCAATGGGTCATCGGGCAGCAGCAGGAGTCACTCGGTGGTCATCTCCTAA